The Paenibacillus sp. RC334 nucleotide sequence GCCTTTCATGCGGAGGAAGATGCAAACAGCACCTTGGGCCGTACAGTTAGCGGGGTGTAATCCATATTGATCGTAAAGCGCGGCGACGTTTTTTTTGCAGACCTTTCACCCGTAGTCGGTTCCGAGCAAGGTGGCGTCAGACCTGTGCTGATCATCCAAAATGATATCGGCAATCGGTTCAGTCCCACCGTGATTGTGGCGGCCATCACCGCCCAGATTCAAAAGGCGAAGCTACCCACACACGTGGAAATCGACGCGGCGACGCATGGCTTTGATCGCGATTCTGTCGTTCTTCTGGAGCAAATTCGGACGATTGACAAGCAAAGGCTTACCGACAAAATCACCCATTTGGATGAAGAAACCATGCGCAAAGTGAGCGATTCGCTACAAATCAGTCTTGGTTTGATTGATTTTTAGGCATTTTTGGAACGACGAGTGAAACGGGAAAAGGGCAGCGCGTGGGCGCTGTCCTTTTGCGTGTCCGATGAAAAATGCAGGCTGGGCCTGGCCTCATCGTTACGTGCTGGCGCTTTGATTCTTTTTTTGTGATAATGAAAGACATGATGAAAGACAAGAGTTGTAAGGAAGAAGGGATAGCTTTGTCTAACGAGGAAACGAAGATGGAAGTCCGGCAGGAGCCGAACGAAGCAGAACGCCAGGAGCGGATTGTCAAACAAGTGGCGAGAGAGCTGTCGCTGGCACTCAAGCAAATCCGGACGACGATCAGTTTGCTGGATGAAGGGAATACGATTCCTTTTATCGCACGATACCGTAAGGAAATGACTGGGGAACTGGATGAAAATCAGCTGCGTGAAATTGAAGATCGTGTGCTGTATTTACGTAATTTGGAGGACCGCAAGGTAGAGGTCATTCGCATTATTGATGAGCAGGGCAAGCTGACAGAAGACCTTCAGGCTGCCATCACTGCTGCGGTTAAGCTTCAGGAAGTGGAGGACCTGTACCGTCCATATCGGCAAAAGCGCAAAACCCGCGCGAGTGTGGCGAAGGAACGGGGGCTGGAGCCGTTGTCCATCTGGATCTGGAGTCAGCCGAAGCAGGGTGATGCTCTGAAGGAAGCTGAGTCCTATGTGAATGCGGAACTGGGAGTGGACAGCGCTGAGGCGGCAATACAAGGAGCTTTGGACATTTTAGCGGAAAATATAGCGGACGACGCGGGTATTCGCCAATGGGTGCGTCGATATACACTGGATCATGGCATGCTAACCTCCGAAGCGAAGGATGCAGAGCAAGAGTCTGTCTACGAGAATTACTACAGCTATCGTGAGCTGGCTAAGAAAATGCCGCCTCATCGTATTTTGGCGATTAATCGCGGAGAGCGTGAAGGCATTCTCAAGGTCGGACTGGAGGTAGCGCCCGATTCGATTCACAATTACGTCGCAGGTCAAGTGATTAAAGGCTCATCCGCCGTGGAAGAGCTGCTGCGCAACGTCATTGAGGATGCATATAAAAGGCTCATCGCACCCTCTATTGAGCGTGAGGTGCGCGCTGAAATGACAGAGAAGGGCGAGCAGCAGGCCATCTCTATCTTTGCGGGCAATTTGCGGAGCCTGCTGTTACAGGCCCCGATCAAGGGCCGCCGTGTGCTCGGTGTCGATCCGGCGTTTCGGACAGGCTGCAAACTGGCGGTCGTAGATGATACGGGCAAGCTGCTGGAAGTCGCGGTGACGTATCCGACACCGCCGAACAACAAAAAGCGTGAGGCTGCCGAGAAATTCAAGCAGCTCATTGCCAAATACAGCATTGAGCTGATCGTCATCGGTAACGGAACGGCTTCGCGTGAAACAGAGCAATTCGTGGCTGAAGTCATCGCAGATATTGGCGACAGCAGCCTGGCGTACCTGATCGTCAATGAGGCAGGCGCGAGCGTTTATTCCGCCTCCAAGCTGGCGCAGGAGGAGTTCCCGGATCTGGACGTGGCTGAGCGCAGCGCGGCATCCATTGCACGTCGTGTGCAGGACCCGTTGGCCGAGCTGGTCAAGATTGAGCCGAAGGCCATTGGTGTAGGCCAGTACCAGCATGATGTGTCACAGAAGCATCTGGATGAAAGCTTGAAGGATGTTGTTGAATCGGCAGTTAACCATGTCGGTGTGGATGTGAATACCGCTTCC carries:
- a CDS encoding type II toxin-antitoxin system PemK/MazF family toxin, whose product is MIVKRGDVFFADLSPVVGSEQGGVRPVLIIQNDIGNRFSPTVIVAAITAQIQKAKLPTHVEIDAATHGFDRDSVVLLEQIRTIDKQRLTDKITHLDEETMRKVSDSLQISLGLIDF
- a CDS encoding Tex family protein codes for the protein MSNEETKMEVRQEPNEAERQERIVKQVARELSLALKQIRTTISLLDEGNTIPFIARYRKEMTGELDENQLREIEDRVLYLRNLEDRKVEVIRIIDEQGKLTEDLQAAITAAVKLQEVEDLYRPYRQKRKTRASVAKERGLEPLSIWIWSQPKQGDALKEAESYVNAELGVDSAEAAIQGALDILAENIADDAGIRQWVRRYTLDHGMLTSEAKDAEQESVYENYYSYRELAKKMPPHRILAINRGEREGILKVGLEVAPDSIHNYVAGQVIKGSSAVEELLRNVIEDAYKRLIAPSIEREVRAEMTEKGEQQAISIFAGNLRSLLLQAPIKGRRVLGVDPAFRTGCKLAVVDDTGKLLEVAVTYPTPPNNKKREAAEKFKQLIAKYSIELIVIGNGTASRETEQFVAEVIADIGDSSLAYLIVNEAGASVYSASKLAQEEFPDLDVAERSAASIARRVQDPLAELVKIEPKAIGVGQYQHDVSQKHLDESLKDVVESAVNHVGVDVNTASSALLSYVAGINSTIAKNIVKYREENGKFNNRRQLQKVPRLGAKTYEQSVGFIRIPGGENPLDRTPIHPESYAVVDRLLAELGISAHDLGTKAATEALNVSSIDELAAKLKVGVPTLKDILDSLQRPGRDPRDELPLPVFRKDVLKIEDLAPGMELQGTVRNVIDFGAFVDIGIKSDGLVHISQLRSGFVKHPMDVVSVGDNVTVWVLNVDLKKGRVGLTMKAPAEAQSQA